DNA from Asticcacaulis sp. ZE23SCel15:
CTGGTGATCACGCTGCCTTCCGGCCCTACGGCGCCACCCGTCAACCACCACGGGTAGCCGGGGGCCGCCTTGAGGTTGACCAGCAAGGGCTCAACGCCGAAGTTACGCCCGGCGATATCAAAGCCAAACCCCACCCCCAGCAGCCAGTTCCACGCGGTGTGCCAGCCGCAAATGCCCCAGATCGAATGTTCGCGAATGGCATAAAGACTGATGAACAGGGCCAGAAGCAGAATATTGAACACCATAATAATGAGTTCAAAAGTCAGGCTGAATTTACTGCTGTGCAACAGGGTGTAAAAGGCGCTGTTGAGCGTTACCGCCAGCATCAGCCCATGTCGTGACGCCAGCACCGACATGAGATAGCCGCGCATCAGGATTTCTTCAGTCGAGCCCTGCACCACAAACCCAAACAACAAGACGATGAACGGGATCAGCCCCAGCCAGCTTGGTTCGGCGCGAAAGCCGGAATGTTCGACCTCATAGACGCCACTGACCATGGCAATGGCCACAATAAAAAGCGCAAACCCAACACCGATCAGCCATCCGCGCCCGAACCGCGTCAGTCCCTTTTGATTAAGGCCATTGGCCGCGAACCCGCGCCGCTCATAAAACCAGGCCCAGATCAGGATCAGCACGGCCGACATACCAAATCCGGTGACCAGTTGCACCGATAAGGCCGGCCAGATGTGGGCCTCGCCATGCTCCCAATCGAACAGGTAAATCAGCCGGATGCCCACCAGCGCGCACATGGCGATGGCAATGAAGGTGACAGCAAAGGCAAACGGCGTCCACGTCAGCCTTTGCCCCGGCTGCTTTGGCGCGTAGAGGTCGATGCCCTGCATGATTAAGCCCCCTAAAAACCCTGAATTTCAGATTACAGGGTTTTGCGAAACTGTCTATGGTTGGCGTTTTTTGGGCTTGCCGCTTAGGCGCGTTAACTATTCCCGCCGGAAGATTTTCTCGGTCAGCAGTGTGCCCCACCATGAGCCTTTAAAGTCAGATTTAATCCGCACCGGATCGTAGTCCTCGCTCTGGGTCCATTCGACAAAGCTCAAGCCCTGCGGCTTACCGACGGTGAGATAGCGTTCGAAAATATAATCGAGCACGCCGGTCTTGCCCGCCTTCATATGCAGGGTTCGCAGGCCCAGTTCGCTCATCGCGTCTTCGATCGGATGGCCCAGATGCAGATGGCGATACAGCACACTCATGATCCCTGCCCGATCCGCACCCGATTTGCAGTGCAGCAGGGCCGGATATTCGATCCGCTCAAACATCTCTTTGGCGGCCAGAATAGCCTCTTTTGTCGGCACATCGCGCGAGGTCACCTTAAAATCGACCAGCTTCAGCCCCAACCGCGCACAGGCATATTTTTCGAGCGCATAGAACGACCCACGCTGCCCGCGCAGATTTATGACGGTCTTTATGCCGTCATGTTTCTGAAACCACTTAAGCTGAAACGGCCACGGCTGATTGGCCCGCAGCATCTGATCGTCAATCCAGTGGGCATTGGTAAAACCGAGCCGCAGATAGGCATGATCGCCCCACAGAAAGGCCATATAGGTCTTGAACAGCCCCCATTTTGAGGACGTGTCATATACCTTATGGGTCTTTGGGGTTTTGAATATTTTGACCATGAACTCTAAATGTTTTTGAAGGATAGCGGTGATCCGCACGGCCCCTCATATAGACATTTTTGACGCAGTGATAAGGTCTTTTGTGCGCAACCGCGACCAAAACCCTATTGGTTTTGAGAAAAATCACCTTAAAGGCTATAGGCTATTGGTCCAACAACCCTATCTGTTCTGAATGCCTGAGCCTTCACCTCTCACCACGACATCCGACATCAGCCCCAAGGCTGTCATGGCCCGCGTGTGGCGTGAGTATTTAAGCCCGCAAAAGGGCGCGTTGTTCACCTCCATGCTGTGCGCGGCCCTGGTGGGGCTGGCGACCGCAGGCGTGCTGTTGATGCTTAAGCCCGGCGTAGAGCTTTTGTTCGGTGAAACCGGCCCCGCCACCACAAACGTGCCAGCAATCATCGCCGCAAACCCGCTGTTGATGGTGCCTTTGATCATCGTCATCATGGGCTTTATCCGGCTGGGGGCGCAATTGGGTCAGGTCACCCTCGTCAACCGGATAGGTCACCAGCTTGTCGGCCATATTCAGTCGCAATTGTTTGCCAACCTGATCCGCGCCGATCTGGCCCGCCTGCAAAAAGCCCATTCCGGGCAATATCTTAGCTCGGTTCTATTCGATGCCGGTTTAATGCGCGAAGCTACCACCAACGGCGTGGTCAACTACACCCAACATGGCCTGACGGTTATCTACACCCTGATTGCCATGGCCTTTATCGACTGGAAAATGACGCTCGGCGTGCTGGTCATCGGCCCGATCATTGGTCAGGTCTTATCCGGCTATATGAAGCGCACCAAAAAGGCCGCCAAGGGCGCGATGGAAGAAACCTCCAGCCTGTCGTCGGCCATTATGGAAAGCCTTGATGGCGTGAAAATCGTCAAGATCGCCCATCAGGAAAGCTTTGAAGAAGGCCGCGTCAATGACGTGATCGCGCGCCGCCAGAAACACATCATCAAGGGCGCCAATGCCCGCGCCTCGGCTGCCCCCGTTACCGAAGCCCTGACGACGGTTCTGATCGCGCTGGTCATCGCCTATGCCGGTTGGCGCTCTGGTCTTGGCGAAATGACTGTCGGTGGCTTTACTGCGTTTCTGGCCCTTTTGGGCTCCGCCGCACAATCCCTGCGTCAATTGGCCAGCCTGCAAACCATTATGTCGGAAGGCATGACGGCGGCCCAAAGATTGTTTGCCGTTCTGGATATCCAGCCCGAAATCACCGACGCACCGGGTGCCGTGGCCTTATCCCGCGATTTTAAAACGATCCGTTTTGAGGATGTCGGTTTTGAATATGCGCCGGATATGCCGACCCTTACCGGCATAAATTTCACTGCTGAGGCCGGTCGTTCGATCGCTCTGGTCGGCCCGTCCGGGTCAGGCAAATCGACCCTGCTCAACCTGCTGCCGCGCTTTTTCGATGCCACCCGCGGCCATATCCGCTTTGATGAGCGCGACCAAAAATCGTTTACGCTCAAATCCTTACGCGAAAATATTGCGCTGGTGACCCAAGACCCTTTCCTGTTCGATGATACCATTGCTATCAATATCGCCTATGGCAATTCGAATGCTGATCAAGCCGCCATCGAAAAAGCCGCCCGTGACGCCGCCGCCCATGAGTTCATCATGGAGTTACCAGACGGCTACGATACCCGCGTGGGTGAAGCCGGTTCGCGCCTGTCGGGCGGCCAGAAGCAACGCATCGCCATTGCCCGCGCTTTCCTGAAAGACGCGCCGTTGTTGCTGCTCGATGAAGCCACGTCCGCGCTTGATACCCAATCCGAAGCCCGCGTGCAGGAAGCATTGGAACGGCTCATGGCCGGGCGCAC
Protein-coding regions in this window:
- a CDS encoding CPBP family intramembrane glutamic endopeptidase is translated as MQGIDLYAPKQPGQRLTWTPFAFAVTFIAIAMCALVGIRLIYLFDWEHGEAHIWPALSVQLVTGFGMSAVLILIWAWFYERRGFAANGLNQKGLTRFGRGWLIGVGFALFIVAIAMVSGVYEVEHSGFRAEPSWLGLIPFIVLLFGFVVQGSTEEILMRGYLMSVLASRHGLMLAVTLNSAFYTLLHSSKFSLTFELIIMVFNILLLALFISLYAIREHSIWGICGWHTAWNWLLGVGFGFDIAGRNFGVEPLLVNLKAAPGYPWWLTGGAVGPEGSVITSLVLSAGIGWLLWQGGWKIFRPSAQAV
- a CDS encoding tyrosine-protein phosphatase, which codes for MVKIFKTPKTHKVYDTSSKWGLFKTYMAFLWGDHAYLRLGFTNAHWIDDQMLRANQPWPFQLKWFQKHDGIKTVINLRGQRGSFYALEKYACARLGLKLVDFKVTSRDVPTKEAILAAKEMFERIEYPALLHCKSGADRAGIMSVLYRHLHLGHPIEDAMSELGLRTLHMKAGKTGVLDYIFERYLTVGKPQGLSFVEWTQSEDYDPVRIKSDFKGSWWGTLLTEKIFRRE
- a CDS encoding ABC transporter ATP-binding protein; the encoded protein is MARVWREYLSPQKGALFTSMLCAALVGLATAGVLLMLKPGVELLFGETGPATTNVPAIIAANPLLMVPLIIVIMGFIRLGAQLGQVTLVNRIGHQLVGHIQSQLFANLIRADLARLQKAHSGQYLSSVLFDAGLMREATTNGVVNYTQHGLTVIYTLIAMAFIDWKMTLGVLVIGPIIGQVLSGYMKRTKKAAKGAMEETSSLSSAIMESLDGVKIVKIAHQESFEEGRVNDVIARRQKHIIKGANARASAAPVTEALTTVLIALVIAYAGWRSGLGEMTVGGFTAFLALLGSAAQSLRQLASLQTIMSEGMTAAQRLFAVLDIQPEITDAPGAVALSRDFKTIRFEDVGFEYAPDMPTLTGINFTAEAGRSIALVGPSGSGKSTLLNLLPRFFDATRGHIRFDERDQKSFTLKSLRENIALVTQDPFLFDDTIAINIAYGNSNADQAAIEKAARDAAAHEFIMELPDGYDTRVGEAGSRLSGGQKQRIAIARAFLKDAPLLLLDEATSALDTQSEARVQEALERLMAGRTTFMIAHRLSTIRHADEILVLDKGRIVERGTHDGLIASGGLYADLARQQFDMPHNSPQMASGVAS